A genome region from Rhodopseudomonas boonkerdii includes the following:
- a CDS encoding NnrU family protein: MGLVTMIVGLVLFLGIHIFITRRAARADMIARLGEGGYKIAFSAISLVGLIMIIWGFATYRTTGWIDVWYPPLWIKHLTIALMLPAVIMVAASYIRGRIYTTLKHPMLAGVKLWALSHLLANGDLGSIILFGSFLAWAVFDRISLKRRADPGAPPIPVGGVGNDAIAVGVGIVAYLALGFAFHPVVIGVPVFGA; this comes from the coding sequence ATGATCGTCGGCCTCGTGCTGTTTCTCGGTATCCACATCTTCATCACGCGCCGCGCCGCGCGCGCCGACATGATCGCGCGGCTTGGCGAAGGCGGCTACAAGATCGCTTTCTCCGCGATCTCGTTGGTCGGTCTCATCATGATCATCTGGGGCTTTGCGACCTACCGCACCACCGGCTGGATCGATGTCTGGTATCCGCCGTTGTGGATCAAGCATCTCACCATCGCGCTGATGCTGCCGGCGGTGATCATGGTCGCGGCGTCCTATATCCGCGGCCGCATCTACACCACGCTGAAGCATCCGATGCTCGCCGGCGTCAAGCTGTGGGCGCTGTCGCATCTCCTCGCCAATGGCGATCTCGGTTCGATCATTCTGTTCGGCTCGTTTCTCGCCTGGGCGGTGTTCGATCGTATCTCGCTGAAGCGCCGCGCCGATCCCGGTGCGCCGCCAATTCCCGTGGGCGGCGTCGGCAACGACGCGATCGCCGTCGGTGTCGGTATCGTCGCTTATCTTGCCTTGGGCTTCGCCTTCCACCCGGTGGTGATCGGCGTGCCCGTGTTCGGAGCCTGA
- the panB gene encoding 3-methyl-2-oxobutanoate hydroxymethyltransferase: MSIQSAVKRKTAPDILARKNGEPIVMLTSYHAHTASLVDRYCDVILVGDSLGNVMHGFETTVPVTLEMMILQGHAVMRGSKQSLVVVDMPFGSYEASKEQAFHSAARIMKETHCGAVKLEGGARMAETIAFLTERGIPVMAHIGLTPQSINALGSFRSQGKEEAEALARGENVSGPIQNDAIAVAQAGAFSVVVEAVAEPVARKITQTIAIPTIGIGASPACDGQVLVLEDMLGLNARVPKFVKKYGNLGSMIEAAIQDYATEVRSRAFPGVEHVYGGKPKA; this comes from the coding sequence ATGTCGATTCAATCAGCCGTCAAGCGCAAGACCGCGCCGGATATTCTCGCCCGCAAGAACGGCGAGCCGATCGTGATGCTGACGTCGTATCACGCCCATACGGCCTCGCTGGTGGATCGCTATTGCGATGTGATCCTGGTCGGCGACAGCCTCGGCAATGTGATGCATGGTTTCGAGACCACCGTGCCGGTGACTCTGGAGATGATGATCCTGCAAGGCCATGCGGTCATGCGCGGATCGAAGCAGTCGCTCGTCGTGGTGGACATGCCGTTCGGCTCCTATGAGGCGTCGAAGGAGCAGGCGTTTCATTCCGCCGCGCGCATCATGAAGGAAACCCATTGCGGCGCCGTGAAGCTCGAAGGCGGCGCGCGCATGGCGGAGACGATCGCGTTTCTCACCGAGCGGGGTATTCCCGTGATGGCGCATATCGGCCTCACGCCGCAATCGATCAACGCGCTCGGCTCGTTCCGCTCGCAGGGCAAGGAAGAAGCCGAAGCGCTCGCGCGCGGCGAGAATGTGAGCGGGCCGATTCAGAACGACGCGATCGCGGTGGCGCAGGCCGGCGCATTCTCCGTCGTGGTCGAAGCGGTGGCCGAACCGGTCGCGCGAAAAATCACGCAGACGATTGCGATCCCCACCATCGGCATCGGCGCAAGCCCGGCCTGCGACGGCCAGGTGCTGGTGCTCGAGGACATGCTCGGGCTCAACGCGCGGGTGCCGAAGTTCGTCAAGAAGTACGGCAATCTCGGTTCCATGATCGAGGCCGCGATCCAGGACTACGCCACCGAGGTACGCTCAAGGGCATTTCCGGGGGTGGAGCACGTGTATGGTGGCAAGCCGAAGGCATGA
- a CDS encoding tetratricopeptide repeat protein, with product MSELFNEVDEDLRREQLRKIWEKYSLLIILVAVLIIGGVGGWRIYSHFEAKKAAEAGAAFDRASELSEQNKPAEAEAAFTKLAAEAPGGYRTLARLRAAGEAAKRDAAAAVKLYDDLIADGSVGALEKDLARVRAGALLVETTPYDTLLAKLEPATTASGTYRHSARELLALAAWKANNAGETRKWVETLSNDPETPSSIRTRAEALQALLPPAAKS from the coding sequence GTGTCTGAATTATTTAATGAAGTCGATGAGGATCTGCGCCGCGAGCAACTCAGGAAGATCTGGGAGAAATACTCCCTCCTGATCATTCTGGTCGCCGTTCTGATCATCGGCGGCGTCGGCGGCTGGCGGATTTACAGCCATTTCGAGGCCAAAAAGGCCGCCGAAGCGGGCGCGGCCTTTGATCGCGCGTCGGAATTGTCCGAGCAGAACAAGCCCGCCGAGGCCGAAGCCGCTTTCACCAAACTCGCCGCCGAAGCACCGGGCGGCTATCGCACCCTGGCGCGTTTGCGCGCAGCCGGCGAGGCCGCGAAGCGCGATGCCGCGGCGGCCGTGAAGCTGTATGACGACCTGATCGCGGATGGCAGCGTCGGCGCGCTGGAGAAGGACCTGGCCCGCGTCCGCGCCGGCGCTTTGCTCGTTGAAACAACGCCTTACGACACGCTCCTGGCGAAACTGGAGCCGGCCACCACGGCCAGCGGCACCTATCGCCATTCGGCCCGCGAACTGCTCGCCCTGGCCGCCTGGAAGGCCAATAACGCCGGCGAGACGCGCAAATGGGTTGAGACGCTGTCCAACGATCCCGAAACGCCGTCCAGCATCCGCACCCGTGCCGAAGCGCTGCAGGCGCTGCTGCCGCCGGCAGCCAAGAGCTGA
- the der gene encoding ribosome biogenesis GTPase Der: MSYTIAIIGRPNVGKSTLFNRLVGQKLALVDDTPGVTRDRREGAAKLGDLEFTIIDTAGLDEGAKGSLTARMQEQTETAIELADALFFVIDARMGLTPNDRAFADFARRANKPVLLLANKSEGKHGEIGAMESYALGLGDPIQISAEHGEGMGELYDELAKLLPEPVEEEEEETIAEEWSDEEIASRPIRVAIVGRPNAGKSTTINHLLGEERLLTSPEAGTTRDSISVEVDYKGRNFRIFDTAGLRRRSRIEEKLEKLSVADALRAVRFAEVVVMMMDSQNKFEEQDLRITDLVEREGRALVLAVNKWDLVEKRGGMIGQLRTEADHWLPQIKGVPIVAISGLMGEGIDRLMAAIQEAYKIWNRRIPTAALNRWFEDAISTNPPPAVSGRRLKLNYITQTKARPPSFVVFCSRADAVPESYLRYLTNSMRQAFDLPGTPVRITLREKANPFAHKRKRPN, from the coding sequence ATGTCCTATACGATCGCCATCATCGGCCGGCCCAATGTCGGCAAGTCCACGCTGTTCAACCGCCTGGTTGGACAGAAGCTGGCGCTCGTCGACGATACGCCGGGCGTGACGCGGGATCGCCGCGAGGGGGCGGCGAAGCTCGGCGACCTCGAATTCACCATCATCGACACCGCCGGTCTCGACGAGGGGGCCAAGGGCTCGCTCACCGCGCGGATGCAGGAGCAGACCGAGACGGCGATCGAACTTGCCGACGCGCTGTTCTTCGTCATCGATGCGCGCATGGGCCTGACGCCGAACGACCGCGCCTTCGCCGATTTCGCGCGCCGTGCCAACAAGCCGGTGCTGCTGCTCGCCAACAAGAGCGAGGGCAAGCATGGCGAGATCGGCGCCATGGAGAGCTATGCGCTCGGCCTCGGCGATCCCATCCAGATCTCCGCCGAACATGGCGAGGGCATGGGCGAGCTCTATGACGAACTCGCCAAGCTTCTCCCGGAGCCGGTGGAAGAGGAAGAAGAGGAGACGATTGCGGAAGAGTGGAGCGACGAAGAGATCGCGTCACGCCCGATCCGTGTCGCCATTGTCGGCCGCCCGAATGCCGGCAAGTCCACCACGATCAATCATCTGCTTGGCGAGGAGCGTCTGCTGACTTCGCCGGAGGCTGGCACCACGCGCGACAGCATCTCCGTCGAGGTCGACTACAAGGGCCGCAATTTCCGCATTTTCGATACGGCCGGACTTCGCCGCCGCTCGCGCATCGAGGAGAAGCTGGAAAAACTCTCCGTCGCCGACGCGCTGCGCGCGGTGCGCTTTGCCGAAGTCGTCGTGATGATGATGGACTCGCAGAACAAGTTCGAGGAACAGGATCTGCGCATCACCGACCTCGTCGAGCGCGAGGGCCGCGCTTTGGTGCTCGCGGTCAACAAGTGGGATCTCGTCGAGAAGCGCGGTGGCATGATCGGCCAGTTGCGCACCGAGGCGGATCACTGGCTGCCGCAGATCAAGGGCGTGCCGATCGTCGCGATCTCCGGCCTGATGGGTGAGGGCATCGATCGCCTGATGGCGGCGATCCAGGAGGCCTACAAGATCTGGAATCGCCGCATTCCGACCGCCGCGCTGAACCGCTGGTTCGAGGATGCGATCTCGACCAATCCGCCGCCGGCGGTGTCGGGACGGCGCCTGAAGTTGAATTACATCACGCAGACGAAGGCGCGTCCGCCGAGCTTCGTGGTGTTCTGCTCGCGCGCCGACGCCGTGCCCGAGAGCTATCTGCGCTATCTCACCAACAGCATGCGGCAGGCGTTCGATCTGCCGGGCACGCCGGTGCGCATCACCTTGCGCGAGAAAGCGAACCCGTTCGCGCACAAGCGCAAGCGGCCGAACTGA
- the metE gene encoding 5-methyltetrahydropteroyltriglutamate--homocysteine S-methyltransferase has translation MSLSSSSLPVATLGTPRIGPRRELKLALESFWAGKTSERDLLQTAAALRTANWARQHALGITVIPSNDFSLYDQVLDTSVMVGAIPAVYGWESGPVPLATYFAMARGAQGDAHDTSCGHAHHGRSVVAQEMTKWFDTNYHYMVPEFSKDQTFALSSRKPIAEFEEAKALGYHTRPVLVGPVTFLKLGKSHDAGFDPLSLLDRLLPVYVELLRELAQRGADWVQIDEPCLVLDLDEATRDALKRAYAGISAAVPELKIMLATYFGEVGDNLDTALALPVAGLHIDLKRGPDQLAPIASRIRPDLVLSLGVVDGRNVWRTDLSGTLDRITPVVKQMGTHRVQIAPSCSLLHVPIDLALETDLDPDVKTWLAFSVQKMAELATLGKALSQGRASVADALSASDSAVISRDTSPKIHNDAVARRMSGLASVRHNRQSPFAQRAEIQRKAFDLPRFPTTTIGSFPQTATVRNARASFTRGDITLDTYEKFLRAETAEAIRWQEEIGLDVLVHGEFERNDMVQYFGEQLTGFAFTKHAWVQSYGSRYVRPPILFGDVSRPTSMTVGWWRYAQSLTAKPMKAMLTGPVTILNWSFVRDDVPRSVACRQIAFAIRDEVIDLEEAGAGMIQIDEAALREGLPLRKSQWKTYLDWAVDSFRISSSGVQDKTQVHTHMCYSEFNDIIDAIGAMDADVISIETSRSKMELLDAFRSYKYPNEIGPGVYDIHSPRVPEIGEMTELLTLARQRLTDDQLWINPDCGLKTRKWEEVKPALVNMVAAAREMRTALASGRRMN, from the coding sequence ATGTCTCTCTCTTCTTCCTCACTACCTGTTGCAACGCTCGGTACGCCGCGGATCGGTCCCCGGCGCGAGTTGAAATTGGCCCTCGAAAGCTTCTGGGCCGGGAAAACCAGCGAACGTGATCTGCTGCAGACCGCCGCCGCCTTGCGCACGGCCAACTGGGCGCGTCAGCATGCGCTCGGCATCACGGTCATCCCGTCCAACGACTTTTCCCTTTACGATCAGGTGCTCGACACCAGCGTGATGGTCGGCGCCATCCCCGCCGTCTATGGCTGGGAGTCCGGCCCGGTGCCGCTCGCCACTTATTTTGCCATGGCGCGCGGCGCCCAGGGCGATGCGCATGATACGAGCTGCGGTCACGCCCATCACGGCCGAAGCGTGGTGGCGCAGGAAATGACCAAGTGGTTCGACACCAACTATCACTACATGGTGCCGGAATTTTCCAAGGATCAGACCTTCGCGCTGTCGTCGCGCAAGCCGATCGCGGAATTCGAGGAAGCGAAAGCGCTCGGCTATCACACCCGCCCTGTCCTTGTCGGCCCCGTAACGTTTCTCAAACTCGGCAAGAGCCATGATGCGGGCTTCGATCCGCTGTCGCTGCTCGACAGGTTGCTTCCGGTCTATGTCGAACTGCTGCGCGAGCTGGCGCAGCGCGGCGCCGACTGGGTGCAGATCGACGAGCCCTGCCTCGTGCTCGATCTCGACGAGGCCACCCGTGACGCGCTGAAGCGTGCCTATGCTGGCATCAGCGCCGCAGTGCCGGAACTGAAGATCATGCTCGCCACCTATTTCGGCGAGGTCGGCGACAATCTCGACACCGCACTCGCACTGCCGGTCGCCGGCTTGCATATCGATCTCAAGCGCGGTCCCGACCAGCTCGCACCGATCGCGTCGCGCATCCGGCCTGACCTCGTGCTCTCGCTCGGTGTGGTCGACGGCCGTAATGTCTGGCGCACCGACCTGTCCGGAACGCTCGACCGCATCACACCCGTGGTGAAGCAGATGGGCACTCACCGCGTGCAGATCGCGCCGTCCTGTTCGCTGCTTCACGTGCCGATCGATCTCGCGCTCGAAACCGATCTCGATCCGGACGTGAAGACATGGCTCGCTTTCTCGGTGCAGAAGATGGCCGAGCTGGCAACCCTGGGCAAAGCGTTGTCACAGGGACGGGCCAGCGTGGCCGATGCCCTCTCCGCCTCCGACAGCGCGGTGATTTCCCGCGACACGTCGCCTAAGATTCACAACGATGCGGTTGCTCGGCGAATGTCAGGCTTGGCCAGCGTCCGTCACAACCGGCAATCTCCCTTCGCACAGCGCGCGGAGATCCAGCGCAAGGCATTCGACCTGCCGCGCTTTCCCACCACGACCATCGGCTCGTTTCCGCAGACCGCGACAGTGCGCAATGCCCGCGCGTCCTTCACACGCGGCGACATCACGCTGGATACATACGAGAAATTCCTGCGCGCCGAGACGGCCGAGGCCATACGCTGGCAAGAGGAGATCGGCCTCGATGTGCTCGTACACGGTGAATTCGAGCGCAACGACATGGTGCAGTATTTCGGCGAACAGCTTACCGGCTTCGCCTTCACCAAACACGCCTGGGTGCAGTCCTACGGTTCGCGCTACGTGCGCCCGCCGATCCTGTTTGGCGACGTGTCGCGCCCGACATCGATGACCGTCGGCTGGTGGCGCTACGCACAGTCGCTGACCGCGAAACCGATGAAGGCGATGCTCACCGGCCCGGTAACCATCCTCAACTGGTCGTTCGTCCGCGACGACGTGCCACGTAGCGTCGCCTGCCGACAGATCGCCTTCGCCATCCGCGACGAAGTGATCGATCTCGAAGAAGCCGGTGCCGGAATGATCCAGATCGACGAAGCTGCACTTCGCGAAGGCCTGCCGCTACGCAAGTCGCAGTGGAAGACCTATCTCGACTGGGCCGTGGATAGCTTCCGTATCTCGTCGTCGGGCGTACAGGACAAAACCCAGGTCCACACCCATATGTGCTATTCAGAATTCAACGACATTATCGATGCCATCGGCGCCATGGATGCGGACGTCATATCGATCGAGACGTCACGCTCGAAGATGGAGCTACTCGATGCATTCAGGAGCTACAAATATCCGAACGAGATCGGACCGGGCGTTTACGATATCCATTCCCCGCGCGTGCCCGAGATCGGCGAGATGACCGAACTCCTCACGCTCGCACGTCAGCGCCTCACCGATGACCAGCTCTGGATCAATCCGGACTGCGGCTTGAAGACCCGCAAATGGGAGGAAGTGAAACCGGCGCTGGTGAATATGGTGGCGGCGGCGCGTGAGATGCGAACGGCGCTGGCTTCCGGGCGTAGGATGAATTGA
- a CDS encoding DUF3313 domain-containing protein has translation MMVQGSLSRQFIEGTTVRWIGVAALALLTAGCAAAPLEMSGALRDYTNLTPSNGTVTKSLLRVSKDEVLAARTVKIAETRFAPRAYRGFKDDERSLVANAINRELCDRLAERFTIVAPAEPADLTVQAVVTHATPTDVTAAGASRVAQLAKTIALPGVPVPVPRLPVGLGSLSVEAEAIGPEGAQKAAMVWARGASSLTQARMSNEGDAYDLAAEFGADFAKLLVTGATPFGGVPQLPTIETIRTRMGGAPKYTACESYGRFPGLAGVVGGGLGLPPNMADKGAPTQPSSVAEASR, from the coding sequence ATGATGGTTCAGGGGAGCCTGTCACGGCAGTTCATCGAGGGGACGACGGTGAGATGGATAGGGGTTGCAGCCTTGGCGCTGCTCACGGCCGGCTGCGCGGCTGCGCCTCTGGAGATGTCCGGCGCCCTGCGCGACTATACGAACCTCACTCCTTCAAATGGCACGGTCACGAAGTCCCTGCTTCGCGTCAGCAAGGACGAGGTGCTGGCGGCGCGGACCGTCAAGATCGCAGAGACGCGTTTCGCGCCCCGTGCCTATCGCGGCTTCAAGGACGACGAACGCAGTCTCGTCGCCAATGCCATCAATCGCGAACTGTGCGACCGGCTCGCGGAGCGGTTCACGATCGTTGCGCCCGCGGAGCCAGCCGACCTGACCGTGCAAGCCGTCGTCACCCATGCGACGCCGACGGACGTCACCGCGGCGGGCGCCAGCAGGGTCGCGCAGCTTGCCAAGACCATCGCTCTGCCCGGCGTGCCTGTGCCTGTCCCGCGGCTGCCGGTCGGGCTCGGCAGCCTCTCGGTCGAGGCCGAGGCGATCGGACCGGAAGGAGCGCAGAAGGCCGCCATGGTCTGGGCCCGCGGCGCCAGTTCGCTCACCCAGGCCCGCATGTCGAACGAAGGCGACGCCTACGATCTTGCCGCGGAATTCGGCGCAGATTTCGCCAAACTGCTGGTGACCGGCGCCACGCCGTTCGGTGGCGTACCGCAGCTTCCGACGATCGAAACGATCCGAACGCGTATGGGCGGTGCGCCGAAATACACGGCCTGCGAGAGCTATGGTCGCTTTCCCGGCCTTGCCGGTGTGGTCGGTGGCGGTCTCGGTTTGCCGCCGAACATGGCTGACAAGGGAGCGCCGACCCAGCCCTCATCCGTCGCCGAAGCCAGCCGGTAG
- a CDS encoding SDR family NAD(P)-dependent oxidoreductase — MSKPLASRIALVTGASRGIGYATAIALAKAGAHIIAVARTQGGLEELDDAITAEGGSATLVPLSITDWDGVARLGAALHERHGKIDILIGNAGVAGPSSPLGHVEPKGWNDTMAVNVNANFQLIRCMEPLLQQSDAGRAVFVTSGTANKASAYRGPYAASKAALEALVRVWANETATTPLRVNLFNPGPIRTHMRAIVMPGEDPETLDTPAQAAEAILPLCLPSWTETGKFVDYKTGKVMSFHPPS, encoded by the coding sequence ATGTCAAAACCCCTCGCCTCCCGTATCGCTCTCGTCACCGGCGCCTCGCGCGGCATCGGCTATGCGACCGCCATCGCGCTCGCCAAAGCCGGCGCGCACATCATCGCCGTGGCACGCACGCAAGGCGGCCTTGAAGAACTCGACGACGCCATCACGGCGGAAGGCGGCAGCGCCACGCTGGTGCCACTGAGCATCACCGATTGGGACGGCGTCGCGCGCTTGGGTGCCGCGCTGCATGAGCGCCATGGCAAGATCGACATCCTGATCGGCAATGCCGGCGTCGCAGGCCCGTCCTCGCCGCTCGGCCATGTCGAGCCGAAGGGCTGGAACGACACCATGGCCGTCAACGTCAACGCCAACTTCCAGCTCATCCGCTGCATGGAGCCCCTGCTGCAGCAGTCCGATGCCGGCCGCGCGGTCTTCGTTACGTCGGGCACGGCCAACAAGGCCTCGGCCTATCGCGGCCCCTATGCGGCCTCGAAGGCCGCGCTCGAAGCGCTCGTGCGCGTCTGGGCCAACGAGACCGCGACGACGCCATTGCGTGTAAACCTGTTCAATCCCGGCCCGATCCGCACCCATATGCGCGCCATCGTGATGCCCGGCGAAGACCCGGAAACGCTCGACACGCCTGCGCAGGCTGCCGAAGCCATCCTGCCGCTGTGCCTGCCCTCATGGACGGAGACGGGCAAATTCGTTGACTACAAGACCGGCAAGGTGATGAGTTTTCATCCGCCGTCGTGA
- the purF gene encoding amidophosphoribosyltransferase has product MQNSFDDGAAHTSYDVNDDLSGDMLREKCGVFGIYGHPEAAAITALGLHALQHRGQEAAGIVAFDGRRFHSERRLGLVGDTFSRREVIERLPGNTAIGHTRYSTTGETILRNVQPLFAELNAGGFAVAHNGNLTNGLTLRRELVRNGAMMQSTTDTEVILHLVAHSKRNRFLDRYIEALRAIEGAYALVSLTNKKLVGARDPLGIRPLVLGELDGCPILASETCALDIIGAKYIRDIEPGEVVVFDENGAQSHKPFAPQPPRPCIFEYIYFARPDSVVAGRSVYDTRKRMGEELARETHVDADVVVPVPDSGVPAALGYSRQSGIPFELGIIRNHYVGRTFIQPTQSVRELGVRMKHSANRAAIAGKRIILIDDSLVRGTTSKKIVKMMRDAGATEVHFRIASPPITHPDYYGIDTPDRAGLLAATHSLEQMRDLIGADSLAFVSVDGIYRAMGEPGRNPAQPKFADHCFTGDYPTPLTDMSEIDDPRQLSLLAEAS; this is encoded by the coding sequence ATGCAGAATTCATTCGACGACGGCGCAGCCCATACCAGCTACGACGTGAACGACGATCTTTCCGGCGACATGCTGCGTGAAAAATGCGGCGTTTTCGGCATCTACGGCCATCCAGAGGCCGCTGCCATCACTGCCCTTGGCCTGCATGCCCTGCAGCATCGCGGCCAGGAAGCCGCCGGCATCGTCGCTTTCGACGGCCGTCGCTTCCACTCCGAACGCCGTCTCGGCCTTGTCGGCGACACCTTCTCCCGCCGCGAGGTGATCGAGCGCCTGCCCGGCAACACGGCCATCGGCCACACCCGCTATTCCACGACCGGCGAAACCATTCTTCGCAACGTGCAGCCGCTGTTCGCCGAACTGAACGCCGGCGGCTTCGCCGTCGCCCATAACGGCAACCTCACCAACGGCCTGACCCTGCGCCGCGAGCTCGTCAGGAACGGCGCGATGATGCAGTCGACCACCGATACCGAGGTGATCCTGCATCTGGTCGCGCATTCCAAGCGGAACCGTTTTCTCGACCGTTACATCGAAGCGCTGCGTGCCATCGAAGGCGCCTATGCGCTGGTGTCGCTAACCAACAAAAAACTGGTCGGCGCCCGCGACCCGCTCGGCATCCGCCCGCTGGTGCTCGGCGAACTCGACGGCTGTCCGATCCTCGCCTCGGAAACCTGTGCCCTCGACATCATCGGCGCCAAATACATCCGCGACATCGAGCCCGGCGAAGTCGTGGTCTTCGACGAGAATGGCGCCCAGAGCCACAAGCCGTTCGCCCCGCAGCCCCCCCGTCCCTGCATCTTCGAATATATCTATTTCGCGCGTCCGGACTCGGTGGTCGCCGGCCGTTCGGTCTATGACACCCGCAAGCGCATGGGCGAAGAGCTCGCCCGCGAGACCCATGTGGACGCCGACGTGGTCGTGCCGGTCCCGGACTCCGGCGTTCCTGCCGCGCTCGGCTATTCCCGCCAGTCGGGCATCCCGTTCGAACTCGGCATCATCCGTAATCACTATGTCGGCCGCACGTTCATCCAGCCGACCCAGAGCGTGCGCGAACTTGGCGTGCGCATGAAGCATTCGGCCAACCGCGCCGCCATCGCCGGCAAGCGCATCATCCTGATCGACGATAGCCTGGTGCGCGGCACCACCTCGAAGAAGATCGTGAAGATGATGCGCGATGCGGGCGCCACCGAAGTCCATTTCCGCATCGCCTCACCGCCGATCACCCATCCGGATTACTACGGCATCGACACGCCCGATCGCGCCGGCCTGCTCGCCGCCACGCATTCCCTAGAGCAGATGCGCGACCTGATCGGTGCGGACTCGCTGGCCTTCGTCTCGGTGGACGGCATCTACCGCGCCATGGGCGAGCCCGGCCGCAACCCGGCCCAGCCGAAATTCGCCGATCACTGCTTTACGGGCGACTATCCGACCCCGCTCACCGACATGAGCGAGATCGACGACCCGCGCCAGCTGTCGCTGCTGGCGGAAGCGAGCTGA
- a CDS encoding CvpA family protein: MPITILDLVLLGVMLISGLLAMVRGFMREILSIAAWGAAALVTLYAFPKVLPSAKSYIANDTIATAATIGGLFVLTLIVVSIITVRISDMILDSRIGALDRTLGFLFGLARGMLIVVVAFLFFTWLVPEKQRPDWVTGAKSRVVLESTGNWLMALLPDDPENTILKKFKKNKPEDESTEAAPDAPGGNDGYSKPARDSLKKLIDKPAGR, encoded by the coding sequence ATGCCGATTACCATTCTCGACCTTGTCCTGCTCGGCGTGATGCTGATCTCCGGCCTGCTCGCGATGGTCCGCGGTTTCATGCGCGAGATCCTGTCCATCGCCGCCTGGGGTGCCGCGGCACTGGTGACGCTCTACGCGTTTCCGAAGGTACTTCCGTCCGCAAAATCCTATATCGCCAACGACACCATCGCCACCGCCGCCACCATCGGCGGCCTGTTCGTGCTGACGCTGATCGTCGTTTCCATCATCACCGTGCGCATCTCGGACATGATCCTGGACTCGCGTATCGGCGCCCTCGACCGCACCCTCGGCTTCCTGTTCGGCCTCGCCCGCGGCATGCTGATCGTCGTGGTTGCATTCCTGTTCTTCACCTGGCTGGTGCCGGAGAAGCAGCGTCCGGACTGGGTCACCGGTGCCAAGTCGCGCGTGGTGCTGGAATCCACCGGAAACTGGTTGATGGCGCTCTTGCCGGATGACCCTGAAAACACCATTTTGAAGAAGTTCAAGAAGAACAAGCCTGAAGACGAGTCGACGGAAGCGGCGCCGGACGCTCCGGGTGGAAACGATGGCTATTCTAAGCCGGCACGCGACAGCTTGAAGAAGCTGATCGACAAACCCGCGGGACGCTGA